The Mycolicibacterium flavescens genomic interval GCAGATACGGCGCGTTGAACCGGCCGTGCTCCCATGCGCGTGCGGGTTCTTCACCCAGCGAGGTGCCGCCCGCGGCCTCGAGCACCGCGCGCGTCTCAGAATGTCTGCTGGCGACATGGGCTTCGGTGCCCTCGAACATCGTGATCGCCAGGCAGCCTCCGGTGATCTGCTTTTCGCCGATGCTGTCGGTGGTCGCCAGGTTCACTCCGGTCTCGGCCTCGTCGGACAGCCGGATCACCGTCGGTCCTGTCCCGGTCTGCACGACGGTGCGCAGCGCGTCGGCACCCGTGGCGAAGTCGGGGAACGACCACGCCTCGTAGCGGGTGGCTGTCGGGACCGGATGCACCCGTACCCGCACGCGGGTGATGACCCCGAGCACGCCCTCCGATCCGATCAGCAGTTGTCGCAGGTCAGGTCCGGCCGCCGACTCCGGTGCGCGGCCGAGGTCCAACACGCCGACCGGTGTAACCGCGCGCAGACCGCGCACCATGTCGTTGAACCGGCCGTAGCCCGCCGAGTCCTGGCCCGACGACCGCGTCGCGGCGAACCCGCCGATGGTCGCGAACTGGAAACTCTGCGGGAAGTGACCGAGCGAGAAGCCGCGCGCGCCCAGCAGGCGTTCGGCGTCCGGTCCGGTCACTCCTGCGCCGAGTTCGGCTTCTCCGGACACCTCGTCGAGGAAGTGCAGTTCGTCGAATCGGCGCAGGTCCAGGGAGATCGCCGCGCGGAAGTCGCCGCGGATCGGATCCAGGCCGCCGACGACGCTGGTGCCGCCGCCGAATGGGACGACGGCGATGCGACGCTCTCCGCACAGGTGCAGGATCGCGGCAATCTCCTCTTCGGTGCCCGGCAGCACCACCGAGTCCGGCGCGTCCTGCTCACCGGGATCGCGGCGACGCAGCAGGTCCAGCGTCGACTTGCCGCCGGCACGGAGCAGACGGCCCTGATCGTCGACGCGGCAGTAGTCCCGTCCGACGATGCCGGTGAG includes:
- a CDS encoding FAD/FMN-dependent dehydrogenase, with protein sequence MKWNAWGDPAEAKPLSDGIRTLLEQALGVETSTTQELEPEQVRLRPSALTDEDRDALTGIVGRDYCRVDDQGRLLRAGGKSTLDLLRRRDPGEQDAPDSVVLPGTEEEIAAILHLCGERRIAVVPFGGGTSVVGGLDPIRGDFRAAISLDLRRFDELHFLDEVSGEAELGAGVTGPDAERLLGARGFSLGHFPQSFQFATIGGFAATRSSGQDSAGYGRFNDMVRGLRAVTPVGVLDLGRAPESAAGPDLRQLLIGSEGVLGVITRVRVRVHPVPTATRYEAWSFPDFATGADALRTVVQTGTGPTVIRLSDEAETGVNLATTDSIGEKQITGGCLAITMFEGTEAHVASRHSETRAVLEAAGGTSLGEEPARAWEHGRFNAPYLRDSLLSAGALCETLETATNWSNVPALKAAVTEALTNALTETGTPSLVLCHISHVYPTGASLYFTVVAGQRGNPIEQWRKAKAAASEAMMRTGATITHHHAVGADHRPWMRDEVGDLGVAILRAVKDTLDPVGILNPGKLIP